The following coding sequences are from one Frigoribacterium sp. Leaf415 window:
- the hemE gene encoding uroporphyrinogen decarboxylase has product MTQTSALPEQHPLAAGLTTRSPLVRALRGDRPETLPVWFMRQAGRSLPEYRELRVGTEMLDACLTPDLASEITLQPVRRHGVDAGIFFSDIVVPIKLAGVAVDIVPGRGPVLETPIRTAADVAALRPLDPEALAPIAAGVAQTVAQLGSTPLIGFAGAPFTLAAYLVEGGPSKDHIRARALMHSDPETWDALLTWAADVTGAFLRAQVLAGASAAQLFDSWVGSLSLADYTAHVARHSARALSHVADLDVPRIHFGVGSGEVLAAMRDVGTDAVGVDWRIPLDEASRRLGGSTPVQGNIDPAMLQAPWAVLEAHVRDVVERGRAAPAHVLNLGHGVSPDTDPDVLTRIVELAHTL; this is encoded by the coding sequence GTGACCCAGACCTCCGCCCTGCCCGAGCAGCACCCGCTGGCCGCCGGCCTCACGACGCGTTCACCGTTGGTCCGCGCGTTGCGCGGCGACCGGCCCGAGACGCTGCCGGTGTGGTTCATGCGCCAGGCGGGGCGCTCGTTGCCCGAGTACCGCGAGCTGCGCGTCGGCACCGAGATGCTCGACGCCTGCCTCACGCCCGACCTGGCGAGCGAGATCACGCTGCAGCCGGTCCGCCGTCACGGCGTCGACGCGGGCATCTTCTTCAGCGACATCGTCGTGCCGATCAAGCTGGCCGGCGTGGCCGTCGACATCGTCCCGGGCCGTGGACCGGTGCTCGAGACGCCGATCCGCACGGCGGCCGACGTCGCGGCCCTGCGGCCCCTCGATCCGGAGGCGCTGGCCCCGATCGCCGCGGGCGTCGCCCAGACCGTCGCGCAGCTCGGCAGCACGCCGCTGATCGGGTTCGCCGGTGCGCCCTTCACGCTCGCCGCCTACCTCGTCGAGGGCGGGCCGTCGAAGGACCACATCCGTGCCCGCGCCCTCATGCACAGCGACCCCGAGACCTGGGACGCCCTGCTCACCTGGGCCGCCGACGTGACCGGCGCCTTCCTGCGGGCCCAGGTGCTCGCGGGTGCGAGCGCCGCCCAGTTGTTCGACTCGTGGGTCGGGTCGCTGTCGCTGGCCGACTACACCGCGCACGTCGCCCGCCACTCGGCGCGAGCTCTGTCGCACGTCGCCGACCTCGACGTGCCCCGCATCCACTTCGGCGTGGGCAGCGGCGAGGTGCTGGCCGCCATGCGCGACGTCGGCACCGACGCCGTGGGAGTCGACTGGCGCATCCCGCTCGACGAGGCCTCGCGCCGCCTCGGTGGCTCGACCCCGGTGCAGGGCAACATCGACCCCGCCATGCTGCAGGCGCCGTGGGCCGTGCTCGAGGCGCACGTCCGCGACGTGGTCGAGCGTGGTCGGGCGGCCCCGGCGCACGTCCTCAACCTCGGCCACGGCGTCAGCCCCGACACCGACCCCGACGTGCTCACCCGCATCGTCGAGCTCGCCCACACGCTGTGA
- a CDS encoding NADP-dependent oxidoreductase, which yields MTSTTSIQWQLVARPHGEPTPDDVARVEVTLPELADGEVRVQNEFLSVDPYMRGRMNDVKSYIPPFALGETMTGGAVGRVVESRSDDLPVGTVVLHDQGWRDVAQGGAAAFRAVQPVDGVPLSAYLGVLGLTGLTAYVGLTEIAGIREGDVVFVSGAAGAVGTMVGQIARLKGASRVIGSAGSAEKVELLTSKYGFDAAFDYKDGDVSELLAEAAPDGIDLYFDNVGGDHLSAALASFRTGGRAALCGSIANYNSTGDPVGITGMTNMVTRGLTMKGFTLGDYRHLAPAFQAEMGPWLSAGDVVYDETVVEGIDNAFDAFTGLMRGDNVGKMVVAVS from the coding sequence ATGACCTCGACCACCAGCATCCAGTGGCAGCTCGTCGCCCGCCCGCACGGCGAGCCCACCCCCGACGACGTCGCCCGGGTCGAGGTGACCCTGCCCGAGCTCGCCGACGGCGAGGTGCGCGTGCAGAACGAGTTCCTCTCGGTCGACCCCTACATGCGCGGTCGCATGAACGACGTGAAGTCGTACATCCCGCCCTTCGCGCTCGGCGAGACCATGACCGGCGGTGCCGTCGGCCGCGTCGTCGAGTCGCGTTCGGACGACCTGCCCGTCGGTACCGTCGTGCTGCACGACCAGGGCTGGCGCGACGTTGCCCAGGGAGGCGCGGCCGCCTTCCGCGCCGTGCAGCCCGTCGACGGCGTGCCGCTGTCGGCGTACCTGGGCGTGCTCGGCCTCACCGGCCTCACGGCGTACGTCGGCCTGACCGAGATCGCCGGCATCCGTGAGGGAGACGTCGTCTTCGTCTCGGGCGCCGCCGGGGCGGTCGGCACCATGGTCGGCCAGATCGCCCGCCTCAAGGGTGCCTCGCGGGTCATCGGCAGCGCCGGCTCGGCCGAGAAGGTCGAGCTGCTGACCTCGAAGTACGGCTTCGACGCCGCGTTCGACTACAAGGACGGCGACGTCTCCGAGCTGCTCGCCGAGGCCGCGCCCGACGGCATCGACCTCTACTTCGACAACGTCGGCGGCGACCACCTGTCGGCCGCTCTCGCCTCGTTCCGCACCGGCGGCCGCGCCGCGCTCTGCGGCTCGATCGCGAACTACAACTCGACCGGAGACCCGGTCGGCATCACCGGGATGACGAACATGGTCACCCGCGGCCTGACGATGAAGGGCTTCACGCTGGGCGACTACCGCCACCTCGCGCCCGCGTTCCAGGCCGAGATGGGTCCCTGGCTCTCCGCCGGCGACGTGGTCTACGACGAGACCGTCGTCGAGGGCATCGACAACGCGTTCGACGCCTTCACCGGGCTGATGCGCGGCGACAACGTCGGGAAGATGGTCGTCGCGGTCTCCTGA
- a CDS encoding glutamyl-tRNA reductase: protein MLICLTASHQNASFDLLERLSIGAPSAAGTLVDGSDFVSGAVVLATCNRFEAYLDVDEPLTAGSALAVEATIETMSTASGVEPDDLRDSVRVITGDEVVEHLFAVSSGLESVVVGEDEISGQVRRSLERARHDGTTSRDLERLFQKASQTSRGIKNQTNVGGAGRSLVRLALELASSRVTDWSEARVLIVGTGQYAATTVAALRDRGADQLAVYSGSGRAEWFGLKHAATPYDDLATAVAWSDVLITCTSTTEPVVTRDVVRPGGRRLVIDLGLPRNVDPLVSGVEGVELLDLETISLHAPLPQLSAADDARALVTSAAAEFQAVAAEQSLTPSVVALRKHVFDLLDAEIERARSRGDSSERTESALRHLAGVLLHTPSVRARELAREGRGDEFRDGLEALFGVTDARRASSSSALRAVDDERQASAG from the coding sequence GTGCTCATCTGCCTCACGGCGTCCCATCAGAACGCCAGCTTCGACCTCCTCGAGAGGCTGAGCATCGGCGCACCCTCGGCGGCGGGCACCCTGGTCGACGGCAGCGACTTCGTCAGCGGCGCGGTCGTGCTCGCGACCTGCAACCGCTTCGAGGCCTACCTCGACGTCGACGAGCCCCTCACCGCGGGCAGCGCCCTGGCCGTCGAGGCCACGATCGAGACGATGAGCACGGCCAGCGGAGTCGAGCCCGACGACCTGCGCGACAGCGTGCGGGTCATCACCGGCGACGAGGTCGTCGAGCACCTGTTCGCCGTCAGCTCGGGCCTCGAGTCGGTCGTCGTCGGCGAGGACGAGATCTCGGGCCAGGTGCGCCGGTCGCTCGAGCGCGCCCGCCACGACGGCACCACCTCGCGCGACCTCGAGCGCCTCTTCCAGAAGGCGTCGCAGACCTCGCGCGGCATCAAGAACCAGACGAACGTCGGAGGCGCGGGTCGTTCACTCGTGCGCCTCGCCCTCGAACTGGCGTCCTCACGCGTGACCGACTGGTCCGAGGCGCGCGTCCTCATCGTGGGCACCGGCCAGTACGCGGCCACCACCGTCGCGGCCCTCCGCGACCGCGGCGCCGACCAGCTCGCCGTCTACTCGGGTTCGGGTCGCGCCGAGTGGTTCGGCCTCAAGCACGCCGCGACGCCGTACGACGACCTCGCCACCGCCGTCGCCTGGAGCGACGTGCTGATCACCTGCACGTCGACCACCGAGCCGGTCGTGACCCGCGACGTGGTCCGCCCCGGCGGTCGCCGCCTCGTGATCGACCTCGGCCTGCCCCGCAACGTCGACCCGCTCGTCTCGGGCGTCGAGGGTGTCGAGCTGCTCGACCTCGAGACCATCAGCCTGCACGCCCCGCTGCCCCAGCTCAGTGCGGCCGACGATGCCCGCGCCCTCGTCACGTCGGCGGCCGCCGAGTTCCAGGCCGTCGCCGCCGAGCAGTCGCTCACCCCGTCCGTCGTCGCGCTGCGCAAGCACGTGTTCGACCTGCTCGACGCCGAGATCGAGCGCGCGCGGTCGCGCGGCGACTCGTCCGAGCGCACCGAGTCGGCCCTGCGACACCTCGCCGGCGTCCTGCTGCACACCCCCTCCGTCCGGGCGCGCGAGCTGGCCCGCGAGGGCCGTGGCGACGAGTTCCGCGACGGTCTCGAGGCGCTGTTCGGCGTGACCGACGCGCGCCGCGCCTCCTCGTCCTCGGCGTTGCGCGCCGTCGACGACGAGCGTCAGGCCTCGGCGGGCTGA
- a CDS encoding NUDIX hydrolase, translating into MDTIVVSALALVRDRRMLMVTARGRDVLYLPGGKLEADETAAEALVRESREEVGVELDPATVAELFTVVTQAHGEPEGRQVAMTVFAAELAATSPEPAPAAEVGAVHWVTSADADRCPPAGVATLERLRGLDLVD; encoded by the coding sequence ATGGACACCATCGTCGTCAGCGCGCTCGCCCTCGTCCGTGATCGGCGGATGCTGATGGTCACGGCTCGGGGGCGTGACGTGCTCTACCTGCCGGGCGGCAAGCTCGAGGCCGACGAGACCGCGGCCGAGGCACTGGTCCGAGAATCACGCGAAGAGGTCGGCGTCGAACTCGACCCGGCGACCGTGGCCGAACTGTTCACGGTCGTGACGCAGGCACACGGCGAGCCCGAAGGCCGTCAGGTCGCCATGACGGTCTTCGCCGCCGAGCTCGCGGCGACGAGCCCCGAGCCGGCCCCCGCCGCCGAGGTCGGCGCGGTGCACTGGGTGACCTCGGCCGACGCCGACCGGTGCCCGCCGGCCGGGGTCGCGACGCTCGAACGCCTGCGAGGGCTCGACCTGGTCGACTGA
- a CDS encoding serine hydrolase, producing MVGPGPGRRARRENADGADHEPRHGGGRALESFSSSFAALGDLALAGGQVSASVGDLDSGADLLSVDEHLALPVGQLGAVLLLIEVSARIEDGTLRPLDELDRPGDPGDQGPGGLWPYLRRTSLPVTDAATLVGAFRDAAAIDALIGRVGLAAVRARGESLGLTKTALLDVTRSSRGPDDAPALAVGSAHELAGLMVSLARGEVVDRAVSNRVLGWLSLGADTSLVAAPFGLDPLGHRRLDHDLQIVHTTGGDPGVRSELGVLRGPHRSVAYCVIVTFDDLTLAHRLRALDALRAVGTDALEYVH from the coding sequence TTGGTAGGTCCGGGGCCCGGGCGCCGCGCCCGACGCGAGAACGCCGACGGCGCCGACCACGAGCCGCGTCACGGCGGCGGTCGCGCGCTCGAGTCGTTCTCGTCGTCGTTCGCGGCACTGGGCGACCTGGCCCTCGCGGGCGGTCAGGTCTCGGCCTCGGTCGGTGACCTCGACTCGGGTGCCGACCTGCTGAGCGTCGACGAGCACCTGGCTCTGCCGGTCGGGCAGCTCGGTGCCGTCCTGCTGCTGATCGAGGTGTCGGCCCGCATCGAGGACGGCACGCTGCGCCCGCTCGACGAACTCGACCGACCGGGCGACCCCGGCGACCAGGGGCCCGGCGGTCTCTGGCCCTACCTCCGCCGGACGAGCCTCCCGGTGACCGACGCGGCGACGCTCGTCGGAGCCTTCCGCGACGCGGCGGCGATCGACGCGCTCATCGGGCGGGTCGGCTTGGCCGCGGTGCGGGCACGGGGCGAGTCGCTCGGGCTCACGAAGACGGCCCTCCTCGACGTGACGCGGTCGTCGCGCGGCCCCGACGACGCGCCCGCGCTCGCCGTGGGCTCGGCCCACGAGCTGGCCGGCCTGATGGTGTCCCTGGCCCGCGGCGAGGTCGTCGACCGCGCCGTGTCGAACCGGGTGCTCGGCTGGCTGTCGCTGGGTGCCGACACGTCGCTCGTCGCCGCACCGTTCGGTCTCGATCCGCTCGGGCACCGACGACTCGACCACGACCTCCAGATCGTCCACACGACGGGCGGCGACCCGGGGGTGCGCTCCGAGCTCGGGGTGCTGCGCGGGCCGCACCGCAGCGTGGCGTACTGCGTGATCGTCACGTTCGACGACCTGACGCTCGCCCACCGCCTCCGCGCCCTCGACGCCCTGCGGGCCGTGGGCACCGACGCGCTCGAGTACGTGCACTGA
- a CDS encoding M13 family metallopeptidase, protein MTSDALSSGIQTDELDPAVRPQDDLFRHVNGAWIDRTEIPDDKARYGSFYLLAEEAEKAVREIVIESQSAEPGTEARKVGDLFTSFTDEERIEALGAAPLEPLLAEVEKVTDVTSFTRLVGSLEKQGMPSVVQLFVDNDPGDPERYVVFVEQGGLGLPDESYYRDEKFESVRTAYRAFVEQMLGLAGLDDVSARADRVIELETALASHHWSNVATRDSDKTYNLLPWAEFDALAEGVDLTAWRDAVGGPAGVFDELVVREPSFVTGLATLLTDDRVDAWRDWLRWQIVRSTAAYLSTPFVEANFGFYGRTLTGTPVQRARWKRGVSLVEGALGEAVGRIYVERHFAPEAKTAMDVLVAHLVEAYRQSITGLEWMTDETRARALDKLEKFTPKIGFPSTWRDYSALSIDPADLVGNVRATAAFGFDRELGKIGKPLDRDEWFMTPQTINAYYNPGMNEIVFPAAILQFPFFDENRDAAANYGAIGAVIGHEIGHGFDDQGSKYDGDGKLTDWWTPADREAFEKLTSSLIAQYDALAPKQVPDHHVNGALTIGENIGDLGGLSIAWKAYLISLDGDEPPVVDGLTGAERFFLSWAQAWQIKLRDEEAIRLISIDPHSPNEFRCNQIVRNIDEFYETFGVTESDALWLPVEERVTIW, encoded by the coding sequence ATGACCAGCGACGCACTGAGCAGCGGAATCCAGACCGACGAACTCGACCCGGCGGTCCGCCCGCAGGACGACCTCTTCCGGCACGTCAACGGCGCGTGGATCGACCGCACCGAGATCCCCGACGACAAGGCGCGCTACGGCTCCTTCTACCTGCTCGCCGAAGAGGCCGAGAAGGCTGTCCGCGAGATCGTGATCGAGTCGCAGTCCGCCGAACCCGGCACCGAGGCCCGCAAGGTCGGCGACCTCTTCACCAGCTTCACCGACGAGGAGCGCATCGAGGCGCTCGGCGCCGCGCCCCTCGAACCGCTCCTGGCCGAGGTCGAGAAGGTGACCGACGTGACCTCGTTCACGCGCCTCGTGGGCTCGCTCGAGAAGCAGGGCATGCCGAGCGTCGTGCAGCTCTTCGTCGACAACGACCCGGGCGACCCCGAGCGCTACGTCGTCTTCGTCGAACAGGGCGGCCTCGGCCTGCCCGACGAGTCGTACTACCGCGACGAGAAGTTCGAGTCCGTGCGGACCGCCTACCGGGCGTTCGTCGAACAGATGCTCGGGCTCGCCGGCCTCGACGACGTCTCGGCCCGTGCCGACCGCGTGATCGAGCTCGAGACCGCCCTCGCCTCGCACCACTGGAGCAACGTCGCCACCCGCGACAGCGACAAGACCTACAACCTGCTGCCCTGGGCCGAGTTCGACGCGCTCGCCGAGGGGGTCGACCTGACGGCCTGGCGGGACGCCGTCGGCGGCCCGGCCGGGGTCTTCGACGAGCTCGTCGTGCGCGAGCCGTCGTTCGTGACCGGGCTGGCCACGTTGCTGACCGACGACCGCGTCGACGCCTGGCGCGACTGGCTGCGCTGGCAGATCGTCCGCTCGACGGCCGCCTACCTGTCGACGCCCTTCGTCGAGGCGAACTTCGGCTTCTACGGTCGCACGCTGACGGGCACCCCCGTGCAGCGCGCCCGCTGGAAGCGCGGCGTCTCGCTCGTCGAGGGTGCCCTCGGCGAGGCCGTCGGCCGCATCTACGTCGAGCGGCACTTCGCGCCCGAGGCCAAGACGGCGATGGACGTCCTCGTCGCCCACCTCGTCGAGGCCTACCGTCAGAGCATCACGGGCCTCGAGTGGATGACCGACGAGACCCGTGCCCGGGCCCTCGACAAACTCGAGAAGTTCACGCCCAAGATCGGCTTCCCCTCGACCTGGCGCGACTACTCCGCCCTGTCGATCGACCCCGCCGACCTGGTCGGCAACGTGCGTGCCACCGCCGCCTTCGGCTTCGACCGCGAGCTGGGCAAGATCGGCAAGCCGCTCGACCGCGACGAGTGGTTCATGACGCCGCAGACCATCAACGCGTACTACAACCCGGGCATGAACGAGATCGTCTTCCCCGCGGCGATCCTGCAGTTCCCGTTCTTCGACGAGAACCGCGACGCCGCCGCCAACTACGGGGCCATCGGCGCCGTCATCGGCCACGAGATCGGCCACGGCTTCGACGACCAGGGCTCGAAGTACGACGGCGACGGCAAGCTGACCGACTGGTGGACCCCCGCCGACCGCGAGGCCTTCGAGAAGCTCACCTCGTCGCTCATCGCGCAGTACGACGCCCTCGCCCCGAAGCAGGTGCCCGACCACCACGTCAACGGCGCTCTCACGATCGGCGAGAACATCGGCGATCTCGGTGGGCTCTCGATCGCCTGGAAGGCCTACCTCATCTCGCTCGACGGCGACGAGCCGCCCGTGGTCGACGGTCTGACCGGCGCCGAGCGGTTCTTCCTCAGCTGGGCCCAGGCCTGGCAGATCAAGCTGCGCGACGAAGAGGCGATCCGCCTCATCTCGATCGACCCGCACTCGCCGAACGAGTTCCGCTGCAACCAGATCGTGCGCAACATCGACGAGTTCTACGAGACGTTCGGCGTCACCGAGAGCGACGCGCTGTGGCTGCCGGTCGAGGAGCGCGTCACGATTTGGTAG
- a CDS encoding uracil-xanthine permease family protein has product MALPWALHGDGKTVDPTEIVAPEERLSWPRTIGLGGQHVVAMFGATFLVPIITGFPPSTTLFFSGIGTLLFLIITKNRLPSYLGSSFAFLAPIAAATDVGGIPLALSGIIVVGALLAVIGVVVNLAGTRWIDALLPPVVSGSIVALIGFNLAPAARDNFALSPGIALITLAAVVLSAVLFKGLLGRLSIFVGVVVGYVAAVIAGAVDYSAVAAAPWVGLPTFTAPAFDLGQLPIYLGFLPVVLALIAENVGHVKGVGQLTKRNLDPLTGRALFADGLSTVLAGLGGGSATTTYGENIGVMSATRIFSTAAYWVAGVVAILLGLSPKIGAVIFTIPPGVLGGVTTALYGLIGVIGIRIWVENKVDFSRPKNQLTAGVALIMGIADFTLALGGASFGGIILGTVAAIVVFHVMNGLGRLRGTD; this is encoded by the coding sequence ATGGCACTCCCCTGGGCACTGCACGGTGACGGCAAGACGGTCGACCCGACCGAGATCGTGGCCCCGGAGGAGCGGCTCAGCTGGCCGCGCACGATCGGCCTCGGCGGTCAGCACGTCGTCGCGATGTTCGGCGCGACCTTCCTCGTGCCGATCATCACCGGGTTCCCGCCGAGCACGACGCTGTTCTTCTCGGGCATCGGCACCCTGCTCTTCCTGATCATCACGAAGAACCGGCTGCCCAGCTACCTGGGCTCGTCGTTCGCCTTCCTCGCCCCGATCGCGGCCGCCACCGACGTGGGCGGCATCCCCCTCGCGCTCAGCGGCATCATCGTCGTCGGAGCCCTGCTCGCGGTGATCGGCGTGGTCGTGAACCTCGCGGGCACCCGCTGGATCGACGCCCTGCTGCCCCCGGTGGTCAGCGGCTCGATCGTCGCCCTCATCGGCTTCAACCTGGCCCCGGCCGCCCGCGACAACTTCGCGCTCTCACCGGGCATCGCCCTGATCACGCTCGCCGCGGTCGTGCTGAGCGCCGTGCTCTTCAAGGGCCTGCTCGGCCGCCTGTCGATCTTCGTCGGCGTCGTCGTCGGCTACGTCGCCGCAGTGATCGCGGGAGCCGTCGACTACAGCGCCGTCGCGGCCGCGCCGTGGGTCGGCCTGCCGACCTTCACGGCCCCCGCCTTCGACCTCGGACAGCTGCCGATCTACCTCGGGTTCCTGCCCGTCGTGCTCGCCCTCATCGCCGAGAACGTCGGCCACGTCAAGGGCGTCGGCCAGCTCACGAAGCGCAACCTCGACCCGCTGACCGGCCGGGCACTCTTCGCCGACGGCCTCAGCACGGTGCTCGCCGGCCTCGGCGGCGGCTCGGCGACGACCACCTACGGCGAGAACATCGGCGTGATGAGCGCCACCCGCATCTTCTCGACGGCCGCGTACTGGGTCGCCGGCGTCGTGGCGATCCTGCTCGGGCTGTCGCCCAAGATCGGCGCCGTCATCTTCACCATCCCGCCGGGCGTGCTCGGCGGCGTCACGACGGCGCTCTACGGTCTCATCGGCGTGATCGGCATCCGCATCTGGGTCGAGAACAAGGTCGACTTCAGCCGCCCGAAGAACCAGCTGACCGCCGGCGTCGCGCTCATCATGGGCATCGCCGACTTCACCCTGGCCCTCGGAGGCGCGAGCTTCGGCGGCATCATCCTCGGCACGGTCGCGGCCATCGTGGTGTTCCACGTGATGAACGGGCTGGGTCGGCTCCGGGGCACCGACTGA
- a CDS encoding MATE family efflux transporter has translation MSVRLRSPLDREILRLAVPALGALVAEPLFLLTDTALVGHLGSVPLAGLGVASVILQTALGLLIFLAYATTPTVARRLGAGDQRGAIRAGVDGMWFALLVGIVVAGSGAVAAEPLVGLFGVADEVAEAATTYLSVSLLGLPGMLLVIAATGLLRGLQDTRTPLVVATVGFAANAGLNALFLYGFGWGIAGSAAGTVVAQWGMAAVYVVIAVRAARAVGADLRPGLAGVGRTAQAGGWLLVRNAGLRAALLATVAAAASSGVTGLATIQVALTLFSTLAFALDALAIAGQAMVGHALGQGDRERVRAITRRLMLLGVGGGVVLGAVLALLAPVLAPVFSPDPGVQALLPSVVVAMAVGIPLAGFVFVLDGVLLGAGDARYLAIASVVSVLAYLAVLLPVEARAGTTTSGAVALWLAFGLGYIGARAVTLGLRARTDRWMVVGAR, from the coding sequence CTGAGCGTGCGCCTCCGCTCGCCCCTCGACCGCGAGATCCTCCGCCTGGCCGTGCCGGCGCTGGGGGCGCTCGTGGCCGAGCCGCTCTTCCTGCTCACCGACACCGCCCTCGTCGGCCACCTCGGCTCGGTGCCGCTCGCGGGGCTCGGGGTGGCGAGCGTCATCCTGCAGACGGCCCTGGGGCTGCTGATCTTCCTCGCCTACGCGACCACCCCGACGGTCGCACGGCGGCTGGGGGCCGGCGACCAGCGGGGCGCGATCCGGGCCGGGGTCGACGGCATGTGGTTCGCGCTGCTCGTCGGCATCGTCGTCGCAGGGTCGGGCGCGGTCGCCGCCGAGCCGCTCGTGGGCCTCTTCGGCGTGGCCGACGAGGTCGCCGAGGCGGCGACGACCTACCTCTCCGTCTCGCTGCTCGGCCTGCCCGGCATGCTGCTCGTGATCGCCGCGACGGGCCTGCTGCGCGGCCTGCAGGACACCCGGACGCCCCTCGTCGTCGCCACCGTCGGCTTCGCCGCGAACGCCGGCCTCAACGCGCTGTTCCTCTACGGCTTCGGCTGGGGAATCGCCGGCTCGGCCGCCGGCACCGTCGTCGCGCAGTGGGGCATGGCCGCCGTCTACGTGGTGATCGCGGTGCGGGCGGCCCGGGCCGTCGGCGCCGACCTCCGTCCGGGGCTCGCCGGGGTCGGTCGCACCGCGCAGGCGGGCGGCTGGCTGCTCGTGCGGAACGCGGGTCTGCGGGCCGCGCTCCTCGCGACCGTCGCGGCCGCCGCCTCCTCGGGGGTCACCGGCCTGGCCACCATCCAGGTCGCGCTGACGCTCTTCAGCACGCTGGCCTTCGCCCTCGACGCCCTCGCGATCGCGGGGCAGGCGATGGTCGGTCACGCCCTCGGACAGGGCGACCGCGAACGAGTGCGGGCGATCACGCGACGGCTGATGCTCCTCGGCGTGGGCGGCGGCGTGGTGCTGGGCGCCGTCCTGGCCCTGCTCGCGCCGGTGCTCGCGCCCGTCTTCAGCCCGGACCCGGGCGTGCAGGCGCTGCTGCCGTCGGTGGTCGTCGCGATGGCGGTCGGCATCCCGCTCGCCGGCTTCGTGTTCGTGCTCGACGGCGTGCTGCTCGGCGCGGGCGACGCCCGCTACCTCGCGATCGCGTCGGTCGTCAGCGTGCTCGCCTACCTCGCGGTGCTGCTCCCGGTGGAGGCGCGGGCCGGCACCACGACGTCGGGTGCCGTCGCGCTCTGGCTCGCGTTCGGCCTCGGGTACATCGGGGCGCGGGCGGTCACGCTCGGCCTGCGGGCCCGCACCGACCGGTGGATGGTGGTCGGCGCGCGCTGA
- a CDS encoding LacI family DNA-binding transcriptional regulator, with the protein MSRAEGDVAARPTLASVARAAGVSASTASLAFSGTGPVSDETRARVLAAADELGYAGPDPRARSLRRGRSGIVGAVLESTLSTAFRDPINVAMLDGIADVTGPADNSLLLLTETAGERSRLLDAPVDAVVLFGCSTRLDESVSIMRRRGIPVVSIEAPPTEGVLDIAEDNVGSSRLLAQHLHDLGHRRVAVVALELGPGRSTGGQDDELTDERVARGTSWPTLERLRGTREVFPGVGGLATRGSWTSEGHRAGLRLLDVPEAERPTAVIAQSDLLASGVIAAADDLGLSVPGDLSVVGYDGVRLDDPRAADLTTVVQPAVEKGRAAGRAVLALLAGEPVEGTTFTSVFRPGSTTGPPAR; encoded by the coding sequence ATGAGCCGGGCAGAGGGCGACGTCGCCGCGAGGCCGACCCTCGCGTCGGTGGCGCGGGCCGCCGGGGTCAGCGCGAGCACCGCCTCCTTGGCCTTCAGCGGCACCGGCCCCGTGTCGGACGAGACCCGCGCGCGGGTGCTCGCCGCCGCCGACGAACTCGGCTACGCCGGGCCGGACCCGCGGGCGAGGTCGCTGCGCCGCGGGCGTTCCGGCATCGTCGGGGCCGTCCTCGAGTCCACCCTCAGCACGGCTTTCCGCGACCCGATCAACGTGGCGATGCTCGACGGCATCGCCGACGTGACGGGGCCGGCCGACAACTCGCTGCTGCTGCTCACCGAGACCGCGGGCGAGCGCTCCCGGCTGCTCGACGCCCCGGTCGACGCGGTCGTGCTGTTCGGCTGCAGCACCCGCCTCGACGAGTCCGTCTCGATCATGCGTCGGCGCGGCATCCCCGTCGTCTCGATCGAGGCCCCGCCGACCGAGGGCGTCCTCGACATCGCCGAGGACAACGTCGGCTCGTCCCGCCTGCTGGCGCAGCACCTGCACGACCTCGGCCACCGACGGGTCGCCGTCGTCGCCCTCGAACTCGGCCCCGGGCGCTCGACCGGTGGGCAGGACGACGAACTCACCGACGAGCGGGTGGCCCGTGGCACCTCGTGGCCGACGCTCGAGCGGCTGCGCGGCACCCGCGAGGTCTTCCCCGGCGTGGGCGGCCTGGCCACGCGCGGCAGCTGGACGAGCGAGGGACACCGCGCCGGCCTGCGGCTGCTCGACGTGCCCGAGGCGGAGCGGCCGACGGCCGTCATCGCGCAGAGCGACCTGCTCGCGTCGGGCGTCATCGCGGCCGCGGACGACCTGGGTCTGTCGGTGCCGGGCGACCTGAGCGTCGTCGGCTACGACGGCGTCCGGCTCGACGACCCGCGGGCCGCCGACCTCACGACGGTCGTCCAGCCCGCCGTCGAGAAGGGCCGCGCGGCCGGTCGCGCGGTGCTCGCGCTGCTCGCCGGCGAGCCGGTCGAGGGCACGACCTTCACGAGCGTGTTCCGCCCCGGCTCGACGACGGGTCCGCCCGCGCGCTGA